The Hippoglossus stenolepis isolate QCI-W04-F060 chromosome 12, HSTE1.2, whole genome shotgun sequence genome segment CATGGTAGATCACCTGACACCACACCCATATATTATGACATATGACTTACATATTGCTGGAATCTTATTGTAATAATGATATGACGTATTATGACGATGACATCCACACCTTTGTCACGAAGAGGCTGACCTAAGATCTGTTCATTGGTGGAATGTTTTATGAAGCTGCTAGCTCCCTTTGAGGGACACATTAATGTATTTTGAACATAACAGCTAATGTGCTTACCTTGTACTCTATGTTTCCCTCTTCAGCctaagagacagagagagagaagggacagAGACAACAactgtcaggctgcagagaAGTCAGACAACAGGCTATTGATTTgctaaaagacacaaagagaggcaaTCTGACTAACTGCTTAGACAGCCCTAATATACATGCTACTTCATGTgttataagaaaaaaaataagcacATCAATAGACATTTAAAGTGAACTAATCGATATCTTTAAACGGGAGGAATAGGTCAAATGtaaagaaacaggagagaggcACTTTACATGGTGGTGATCAGCTGGGACAAGTCCTGGAATATGTCCAGACTTGTCCTCGAACACTGAGTTCATGGCCATGGTGTTCCAGGAGATTTCAGATATATTCAACTTTAAGAAAAAAGCTATCTGCAACAAACCTGTATTACTATTTTAAACACAATACAATCCTAAAAGGTGCTGTTATTTTGCTTAAGGTTAAGTTGGGTTAACTTTTAGGTAACTTGAGGTAAAAAACAATGCTTTTTACTTTCGTTTTACTGAGAAAACAGTGATCACATTAGCTGAAGAGTGAGTTTGAATTCAGCCCCTAAACAAAGTACCACATTACAGTGTAGTAACAGTGCCTGTCTGGGTGAATGTGGCTGTAGCTACATGTCAGTCAACCCGAGTGAACACCCGCCCCCTGCTACGTATTTACAAACACAGCTGTTACTCTCCCGCTAGCTTGTAAAACACCAGCAGCTCACTTAGCTTAGCGCTTTTAAAACCCCCGCTAATCTATGCGGGCTAACGTAGTGGTGCTAATGTTAGCCGAATATAGCCAAACCCATTCATTTCCATTGGGTTACCGAGCAGCTACGTGTCATTGTGAGTTGACAGAGACTCGGGCAGCGAACTCACGGGAAACCCGTGAAAACAGTTATTACGAGTTACACGTCCCAGTATAAAAACACTAGTTTCAGCTCGTATTGTTGTTAGCTTGTTGTGGCTAAAGGTGGAGGAACAGCAGCGGGTCACCGGTGCTCGGTGGTCCGTCTTACCTCCGGAGGTAGGTACGGGATGTTGTTGCTCGGTTTGAAGTTGCGGGTGTAACGAGCCTTTGACTTCTTGATCTTCGAAGCTTTCTTGCCGGCTGCGCCGTGTCCGTTCCCCGACTTGGCGTTGGAGGCGACAGCTGAGGACCCGGAGCCGAGTCCATTCCCCGAGCCAAATAAGTCCGATACCCGCTCATCCATCAGCTACCCCGGGACCGAACTTGTCAGCTTGACCACGACCTGGACAAAAATGGCGCTATAGTGTTAAAATAACCCCCCGCAAAGACATGCAGATGCCCGCCGTGTGGTAGCTTACACCCCCCggatataaaaaacaaaacaccggGCGCCCTCCAACTCTTCAAACCGAACAACAACCGCGACGTCCGGGACGAGCGCTTCGAGTTGCCAGTGTATACACGTCACTGCCCTGCAAGGCTAAAGAGGTACGCTTGATTTCACAAACAGGAGAGCGCCAGCGAGCGGTTCTCTCTGCTGACACTGTGTGAAAGTGAGTGGAGGCGTAAGCACCGCCCGCCTTTGAAGAGCTGGGTGAGACACAGCGAGCACATCCAGGAACGCACACAGTTTTGCGGGGCTTTGCATCAGACggaagaggaaagaaattaCATCGTTGTAAAAAAGGACTTTAGGAAGCTCGTTGTTTACATAAGATGATGAAACAACAGCGAGAAACGTGTAACTAAAGTCTTCCTATAACTTAAACTGTGTAGAATTAATCACATTCAATATAGATTTTCAATATCAGCTCCGTATTTATAGGCTTTTAAACAAGATGTATATTTAAAGCCTGATGAAAACGCTGAAAACACAGTTTATATCTTTTCGGTATCGCCAGTGTTCATTCTGCCATCACTCAAGTTCTTTCACCTTCTCTTTCTCATATTTGtcaagtattgcatgttacttattacttacaGATGCTTATTTTGACTGTCGCTGCTATAATactgcaaatgtccccattgtgggactaataaaggatgaTCTTATCTTAGACATTTTTTACACCTTTAAAGGCTAAAAGTAAAAGCCTATAATTTATCTTTGTTGCGTTTTGGTTGGATTATCCTACAATAAACTGCCTAAGAATTGTCAACAAAATTGTTTTCTAAACGGAATCCCCATAATAATCAAATAGCTAATACTTGAATATGAAagattatatgtatattttttcacCTGGTTATGAACCAACCAGAGGTTGTTGCTGGTGCAATCTCCTGCAACTTCTCAACCACAGCTACAGGACAATGGTGCCACCAGGTGTTTGGTTTAAACCATGACTTTGGGGGCTTGGAGGGTTTTATTACAAAATAGTTCTAATTCGGGGGTTGGAATTGAATAACAAGTATATTGGCTGTAGCTTTTGTCACAGTTTGAGTGGTGTCTTACTCTTGCAGTCGGTTTCACCATTTCCTGATTGTGCAGGCTAAACATGTTGAATGTGGCGTCGGACTGGTTCTGCTTCGTTGGAAATATTTgcttacattttgttttctttctctttcttttgcgagactttgttttgtaaatatcaTTTCCTGGACAGATCTTAACCAGCTGTCACCAGCAAACATCATTTAGCTACATTAGAtttgctcctgctgctgtttagCATTTTTACATCATCTTAAGTCCaagcttatttatttttttacattgaattGCAACTTTATTTTTGCCAACAGTTTTTCCATAAAAAAATAGTGTGATACATGTTTCATCCCAGTGACTTGAGGATTAGGAGTTAAATGTTAGTATCATTTTAAACAATCTCTGCACGATGAGTTATTCAACAGCCTTTTTTTAAGTTGCACATTCAAAAATGCCACTTTTGAGGGGTATTACCTAAGTTCCTTGTCTGTTTCATGTACAGATGCAAATGACTGTTGATGGGTGGGATTTTATTGTCCCATAGATGATGTTGTCTGAACTCTGTtaacgtttgtgtttgtgacaattcattttcagaataaaggaaagaaataaGTCTTTGTTCTGAGTGTGATGTGTTGAATAAAGATACTTTGTTCTTCATACAACAGATTGTGTCATTGGGAGAGGGACAGACTCCAAAccattttctgactttttttttaatcgagAACTTTAAGAACCCACTTTCTCTATCCCCCTCTGTAATGttgatataataattataagttacaagacatttaaaaaatcttggTTTATTACATGATCAAAACACTTTTGCTTTTAAGTGTAACTGAGTCACTTCTAAAACATAAACGACATTTCACCATCACTTTAAAGTTACTATGTTCAGTAACAAAATTACAACAGCTATCAAACAATACGATCACACCCATCAACATTCATTTCCATCTGTAGACAAAAGACAATGAATTTAAGCAATACCCCCCTGAGGGGACATTTTTCAATATGCAACTGCAGATGAATTATACTTCATGAACAGACCATCGATGTTTACCTCTAGTtacataaaacatgttaaaagttCATTCTTCTCTCTAACATTTTAGTATGTTTACAAATGTGGCACTACAATAAAAAGACCTGCTGATAGAACACCATGTTGTATTTCTACACATGAATCTACTGCAGCTTATGGATCTTACACAGATCACATGGACCGTGACTGCGTGTCCCTGCCGAGAGACTGAGGTttgagaagtgtaaaaacacaAGGAAGAAAAAGGTCTGCCAACTCCCCAGTGGGGAAATAAGTACTTCCAGAAAGAATGTGGCGTTTCTGAAACTCAACACCGATTGGCTAGGCGACCTCTGATGCAGGGGCTCAGCCCATCCACCCCTGGCTGGGAGAAGTGTTTGGAGACTTTTATAGCCTTAAGTTCCTTCAATCGTCCACattcacatctgcacacacatacaaaacactCCCTTGGTTGCGCTGTTTTGGTCAGCATGAGTTATCCATTGGTGATTCTGCTCTGTGTGGGACTATTGCACCAGACTGTGAGGGCCGTCGTTATGGATAAATTAGCAGACGACAAGATTTGTGGAGATGCAGAATGCTCATGTAAGTCAGTAGATGGAGCAAAAGCATGACATCACATGTACAATTTGTCTTGAAATCTGTTAGGTGTTAAAACCCTGCAACCAAATGCATGTTCCTTTGAACTTTGTACTTTGAACTATgcgtttccacttcctcttttgtttttctgtcctttACCAGATGTTCTCTCCTTGGCCACAGCCCTGGATGACTTCATAGCTCCTGACTGCAGATTCATCAACATCAAGAAGGGTCAGATGGTGTATGTGTATTCTAAACTCGTGCCAGAGGAGGGCGCCGGAGTCTTCTGGTCTGGAAGTGTACGTGCGTATTTGTTATGTAGCAGTGAAGCAGTGCAAACCTCCAATCAGTTACTATAAGACACAGAGGATGTGCAGCAGCTAGGATAGACGGGTGTGACCTTTCAAGAATGTGTGACAAGAGCAACAATGAATTtggttaaatatttaattgaatctgagcaaacatttaattaatgtTTCAGGAAGGAAGATTAAATGCACACAGCATATATAATGTGATGTTAATTTGTTAGAGAGGCCGTGTTGTTTTCACTGGCAGGTTTACAGTGAGCGGTACGTGGACCAGATGGGCATCATCGGATACTTCCCTGCAACCGTGGTGAAGGAGACATACAAGTTTACAGAGGTCACAGTTAAGATCCCCACAACCGTGCGTGTTCCTGCCTTATTTATAGGAATATATTTGAGATCCACAATATTATTTTCTGAAGTAATATGTGGTGGTTGACATATATCTAAtttaacttcttcttctttcaggGCATGGACTTTTACTGTGTTTAAGACTTGACAGATTGAAGCGTAGACTGCACACACCGAAAAACCGACAGTTCTTCTCGTCAGTGTGCCATTAcattctgttgtgttgtctgtctcCAGTTGGAGTGAAAACCTGGACACTTTCCACACCTCATTGTCCACAGCCTGACCCCTGCTGTTCAGTgagctcctctgtctctccttgcTTTGTCTTTTCAGGAGACCTTTCTAAATAAACCTCCTTTTTATCTATGTCGATAATGTTGATTATTTGAGAAGATaagaatctgttttgttttgcttatttGACTTTTGACGACTAGGAGCTCTTTTAAATTGCTATAACTGCAAAGTAGCTGCTGCGAATAACCTCTCCTGTTGTTAATATTATCAAATTCAATTTGTTACGCTGAGGTAGGTTTTTTATTGCAGTTTCAAGGTTTCATGATGCTGTTAGAGACATTTTTTGTCATGCGAAAAGCCATCTGCATCAAACAGTGAATTATGATTTATTCTATAAAGGCAGGGAAAAAAGTTTTGTTTATCtcatcattttgaaaataaatgtaacattCAAAATAATTGCACTATATATTTGCCTATTTAACACCACATTTAGTCACATCATCTATTaaacacaacatatttttttcattatgtaTTTTGTAGCCAATTGATGTGCCAATTGctcttttaaaacacacacattccataACCAACCAACTATTCCGAACTAACtgtgataaatatgaaatggGGCGTAAATGCAGATAAGATGCTGCCTTGCTTTGGTGATATAAtgtgcaacaacaacatgatTAAACTAAGACTGATGAATATAACCCGGGAACTCTGGTGACTACATAATCAATCGTAAACAGTATCATTATTGGCGACTATTTCCTAAATATTCgtcaaactaaaatgacaacAGTCCACGAAACAAATTGGTTATAAAGGGTTTTATTCTGTGATTATGCTTTGCCTATTTTCTTTATGAGACAGCAACAAATTGAATGTCACTTTTCTCCCTTCTTTTAGATCAATACACCTGCAAGTTTGTTGAAAGCTCTATAAGCTGTTTCATGTTGCTTTGAAATATATCAAAGTATTCAGGGAGGTCTTAAAAGCTCACAGAAGTCACTCATCAATGTAATTTGACCTTTGAAGCCTTGGCTTTGATTAGAATGAAGCTACTTCATGTTTAAGTTATTTTCAATTAAGTTTCGTTACATATGCTAGCAATAACTTCAGCACTTTTGTCCAAGTCTAATATGATTTGAGATTATTTCCTCCTCATGTCCGTAtgtccacccacacacacgcagcttcCAAAGCACTGCTATGATTAAATATGACGTATTTGTCATAGTTAAGACTCTTTCCACAGAATgatttttaatctcttttttttgATTGGTTGTGAATCATCAGTAGATTCTCTTCTTTATGCATCGCAGCACCCACCCAGTGGTGAATACAACATCTCAATCAAATGTTCGCCGTTTATAATGGTGGATTATCAAACCCaaagatttttcattttgataaagGAAGAGTCGGAGATTTGGATCTCCCATTGCATTTCTCTGACATTTCAGGAGGTGTCTTACATGACCGCTGCATGCATTGATTTGTGAGGACTCTACAATCATGTCATTTTCGTTAGATTGTTTCTCTCTGACCTGCAGGCGTTCTGAGAAAGGCAGGCTTACGAGTTTAGGAAATAGGGCTGTCACAAATTACGATCAATCCCCCGTCCCCCTTCTCCCCTCAGATCAATACAAACCTGTTTCAGACGTGGACATCTCCCGCAAACTGCCGCTCAGGAGAAAGACACCTGGGGCATgtctgaaagaggagaggagaggattacaagattatcatcattatattattatgtttcCTGATGTATTTTTGGAAACAAATTTAGAAAAATCTCTGTGTGAGTTCACATTGGATAAATTAATTTTCCATCATTAAACAGCATGTACAGATGAACTGAATCGACTAACAGTTGTCTCAGAGAGGTGAAAAGCTCGGCACCCTTTCATCTGATTACCAGTTACAGTTATATGTGTATTTACAAAACGAAAATCTAAGAAGTCTACAGTCAATCTTCCATCAGACAGCTGTAGCTTTAGGGTGTTACCATGGGGACAGGCTGGTATACTGTGACAGATGAGATTGATGTGCAtcgtgcatgtttgtgtgtgtgtttcctgttgctTAAAGGAGCAGCTGCCAAATGCAGGCTACAgtaaatacgtttttttttcccatccgGTGTCACACCCACACCTCAACACCCGGCAACACAGAACCCCGTGCAGCTGGGaaatcagcagcttcaggtctGGTTAGCATCTGAGCGTGACATTTTAGACCAGAGAGGCAgagtctctttcttttttttttgcctccaggCGACATCCCAAAAACTCCCATCTGGCATGTTTGTGTGATACTGTGAAAGAAAAGTAGTCTAAAAGCTTTTAATCAGAACAGCCAACAACTCTGAAGCAattataaaaaaggaaaaaagaatataaaatcAGCAAAAGATCATTTCTATTGTGAAGAAAAATGACTGCAACCTTAGCAGAACTGACAACTGAAGACTGTGGTTAGATGAACAACCCGGAGAGCATCGTATTCAACGTACTTGACATGGGATGACTCAGTGGGATTGTTCTTTTAGGGGAAAGATGATGTTCACTCAGAACAATTACACAGAGAATGTTAATCTGTTATGAACAGAGGTTATTAATAGGTAGGTCGCGGTCTGGGTTCAGACGCTGTCTTATTCCGACCTGGACCTATCACGGATAACAATTGATAAATCCTTCAAATTTTGACAAAGCCTCTCAACTTCAACAGCCGCAGCCTCGCTAGCATTTACGGCACTGGTTTGGTGGCTTCGGGAAAAATCAAAGACCAATTTCATCCATTGTTAATCATCTCACGTGATGTCACATACGACAGGACGAAAAATAGACAGAGAGAAGTGAGtcagagaaaagtaagaaaaccaAAGCTGTTCAGTTGTTAAGATGCGAAGAAAATTGtataagaaaagaagaaaaagcacattttaaaaaaacttgTTCTTTTTTACTTGACATTAGAAGAAAGCATTCAATTTTTTACGAGGATgcttatttaaattcaattggAAAACTgacaatatatacattttttttctaaatattatTGCATTAGACTTTAAGTGATTTGAGTAGCTGAATGCACACAAATGTGACTACATCTAATACTTCAATATATATTGCACTGGATCATAACACAAGTTTGAAATCATGGTGCTCTAGACCTTTGCTTGAGGAAATGTTATCTTGACCtctgaatttgtatttaatacCGCTGCTCTAGAGTGATGGCTATAGGCTATAGGCATttaggcatgtgtgtgtttgtgtgtgtgtgtgtgtgtgtgtgtgtgtgtgtgtgtgtgtgtgtgtgtgtgtgtgtgtgtgtgtgtgtgtgtgtgtgtgtgtgtgtgtctatagtGACTGACCTAATCGGTAGTGTCTTAAAGGTGCTTGAACGAAAGGGTTTGTCGTCTCAGATTTTCGTCTCAGAAAAGGCCAGTTTGGcttgtttgatttaaatcaatcagtcagtcaggaTGAATCAGTCACTGCTAGAGCCTGAGGATCAGCTGTGTCCTTCTCGCCTGATTAATGTCCAATTCATTTAGTATTAAAGTCTAGTTTCGTGTCAGGAATGTCTAACTACCAATTGGCATTGACACCATATGTGTTGCTGCCGCACAAAGAGAATAAAGTGACCATATAAGGGATCGATGGAGAAGAAAATCCAACTTCCAAAGTGTTCTTTGTCTTTCGATATTTATCCACCTTACTGtcagaaatctgtctgtgtgtctgtttcatgtCTCTGACTCATGCAATTGCACAAGATAGTGAGATTCCATCCATTTTCTCTGTCACATAACCACACAAAGAAACCattgatttcattttgtgtgtgttcaaccCTCTAAACAGCTCAGCACTCCATTGTATCTCCTACTGGGGTGATTACTGCTTTAT includes the following:
- the LOC118119038 gene encoding otoraplin — encoded protein: MSYPLVILLCVGLLHQTVRAVVMDKLADDKICGDAECSYVLSLATALDDFIAPDCRFINIKKGQMVYVYSKLVPEEGAGVFWSGSVYSERYVDQMGIIGYFPATVVKETYKFTEVTVKIPTTGMDFYCV